Proteins from a genomic interval of Oncorhynchus nerka isolate Pitt River linkage group LG13, Oner_Uvic_2.0, whole genome shotgun sequence:
- the serac1 gene encoding protein SERAC1, whose product MSVAALSLIRCRRLSSTSGPGVKKVLPWRDIRKIAKMTGAVILGGCMFITYEVVSLNKAVRIDTQAIQQEKLKSYIYLSATPSKEQENLGTGLTYKARRELHKAARRFLEVSSRILLRPLDEHLSHMDADPHEVALWVLLKRACSANRTSRLSAVQELAQNHHWHDYQYQTAAQAIDQRTALGLARTSQVDQRFFLSPPVLPWVEDRLSVEDGLRQLLASLPQSEVDQCVQYFTSLALRESTQSLAAQRGGLWCFGGNGLPYAQSLTSVPSEKVESFCLQALVQHSKVQSHCDHIVANGGLQLLQRVYQLRRDSPKIQRNIVRIIGNLALNDSVHQAIVQSGWVPVLAEMMQSPHIIQASHAARALANLDRETVKEKYQDGVYVLHPQCRTSQPIKADVLFVHGLLGAAFKTWRQKDCDPTEEEKAAGVSEDYTECWPKSWLAADCPNLRVLSVEYDTHLSDWRAKCPVENQRMSLAYRSRELLKKLKSAGVGERPVVWVSHSMGGLLVKKMLLDASRDPDMKELMKNTKGVMFYSVPHHGTFMAEYSVNVRYLLFPSVEVRELCRDSPALRDLNVNFLNMAKDREFNVLSFAETMPTTIGPMIKILVVPTQSADLGIGDLVQVDVDHLNICKPEKKDSFLYKRSLQFIQDALKGYTSH is encoded by the exons ATGTCTGTGGCTGCACTCAGTCTGATACGCTGCAGGAGGCTGAGCAGCACCTCTGGCCCTGGTGTGAAGAAGGTGCTGCCGTGGAGGGACATCA GGAAAATTGCAAAGATGACCGGAGCTGTCATATTGGG GGGTTGCATGTTTATCACATACGAGGTGGTTTCCTTGAACAAGGCGGTACGCATCGACACGCAGGCCATTCAGCAGGAAAAGCTCAAGTCCTACATCTACCTGTCAGCCACGCCCTCTAAAGAGCAGGAGAACCTTGGCACAG GGCTCACATATAAGGCCAGGAGAGAACTTCATAAAGCAGCAAGGAGGTTTCTGGAAGTTTCCTCAAGGATTCTTCTGAGGCCTCTGGATG AGCACCTGAGTCATATGGATGCGGACCCCCATGAGGTGGCGCTGTGGGTCCTGTTGAAGAGGGCTTGTTCAGCCAATAGGACCAGCAGACTGTCAGCTGTACAAGAGCTGGCCCAGAACCACCACTGGCATG ACTACCAGTACCAGACAGCTGCGCAGGCTATAGACCAGAGGACGGCATTGGGTCTGGCCCGCACCTCTCAAGTGGACCAACGCTTCTTCCTGTCCCCGCCTGTCCTGCCTTGGGTGGAAGAT AGGTTGTCTGTAGAAGACGGTCTGAGGCAGCTGCTGGCATCTCTCCCCCAGTCTGAGGTGGACCAGTGTGTCCAGTACTTCACCTCACTGGCCCTGAGGGAGAGTACCCAGTCCCTGGCTGCACAGAGG GGGGGTCTGTGGTGTTTTGGTGGGAATGGACTGCCCTATGCCCAAAGCCTCACTTCTGTCCCCTCTGAGAAGGTTGAGTCCTTCTGTCTACAGGCTCTAGTGCAGCACTCCAAG GTCCAGAGTCACTGCGACCACATCGTGGCCAACGGGGGACTGCAGCTCCTTCAGAGGGTCTACCAGCTCCGCAGAGACTCCCCGAAGATCCAGAGGAACATTGTACGCATCATTGGCAACCTGGCTCTCAACGACAGCGTGCACCAAGCCATAGTACAGTCAG GTTGGGTGCCAGTGCTAGCAGAGATGATGCAGTCTCCACACATCATACAGGCGTCCCATGCTGCTCGGGCTCTGGCTAACCTGGACAGGGAGACTGTCAAGGAGAAGTACCAGGATGGAGTCTACGTGTTACATCCCCAGTGCCGAACCAG CCAGCCAATCAAAGCGGATGTTCTCTTTGTTCACGGGCTCCTGGGGGCGGCCTTTAAGACGTGGCGGCAGAAGGACTGTGACcctacagaggaggagaaggcagCGGGTGTCAGCGAGGACTACACAGAGTGCTGGCCCAAG TCGTGGTTGGCTGCAGACTGCCCCAACCTGAGGGTTCTATCTGTGGAGTATGACACTCACCTAAGTGACTGGAGAGCCAAGTGTCCTGTTGAAAACCAGAG GATGTCTCTGGCCTATAGGAGTCGAGAGCTGCTGAAGAAGCTAAAGTCTGCAGGAGTAGGAGAGAGGCCTGTGGTCTGGGTTTCACATAGCATGGGAG GTTTGCTGGTGAAGAAGATGCTGCTAGATGCGTCGAGGGACCCAGACATGAAAGAACTGATGAAGAACACCAAGGGTGTCATGTTCTACAGTGTGCCCCACCATGGCACCTTCATGGCAGAGTACTCTGTCAACGTCAGatacctcctcttcccctccgtAGAGGTCCGGGAGCTCTGCAGAG ACTCTCCAGCGCTGCGTGACCTGAATGTCAACTTCCTGAACATGGCCAAGGACAGGGAGTTCAATGTGCTGAGCTTTGCAGAGACGATGCCCACCACCATCGGCCCCATGATCAAGATACTGGTGGTGCCAACGCAGTCAGCAG ATCTGGGCATTGGGGACCTGGTCCAGGTGGATGTGGATCACCTCAATATCTGCAAGCCTGAGAAGAAAGACTCGTTCCTCTACAAGCGCAGCCTACAGTTCATCCAGGATGCACTGAAGGGCTACACCAGCCACTGA
- the myct1a gene encoding myc target protein 1 homolog, with protein MAENNTNLFLEILQSFDVVSLIIAFCVSIAVGILLGVLVYVVLTWMSRRRAGSGSITRRPPCPSRTSPRTRSGFNRNSSYDRRSNNSLVSAAFSFHRQASSPDQADPLGRKPSFRASTFHPLLQCSQIAREAEEGSQTTLPRTPTLTTSAGSAHQTAAQAAATPPRPELFWSSSSLRGFHATQTPPPAYESIIRAYQETCT; from the exons ATGGCCGAAAACAACACCAATCTCTTTCTGGAAATACTTCAGTCATTTGATGTTG tcTCCCTGATCATAGCTTTCTGTGTGTCCATTGCGGTGGGAATCCTATTGGGGGTGCTGGTCTATGTTGTCCTGACCTGGATGTCCCGTCGCAGGGCCGGCTCGGGCAGTATCACCCGCCGGCCACCTTGCCCGTCCCGCACCTCCCCGCGCACCCGGTCTGGCTTCAATCGCAACAGCAGCTACGACCGGCGGAGCAACAACAGCCTGGTTAGCGCTGCCTTCAGCTTCCACCGCCAGGCCTCCTCCCCAGACCAGGCTGACCCTTTGGGTCGCAAACCCAGCTTCAGGGCGTCCACCTTTCACCCACTCCTCCAGTGCAGCCAGATCGCCCGGGAAGCTGAGGAGGGGAGCCAGACCACGTTGCCTCGCACTCCAACCCTGACCACTTCAGCTGGGTCAGCCCACCAAACCGCAGCCCAGGCTGCTGCCACCCCACCCAGGCCCGAGTTGTTCTGGAGCAGTAGTAGTCTGAGGGGGTTCCATGCCACACAGACCCCACCTCCTGCTTATGAGAGCATTATAAGGGCCTACCAGGAGACCTGCACCTGA